In Betaproteobacteria bacterium, the DNA window GGCGGAGCGCCTCGACCCGCACGACGCCCAGCGCATCCAGCGCGCGCTGGAGGTGATCCACGCCAGCGGCCGGCCGCTGTCGGAGCTGATTCGCGAGCGGCCGCCCGCGGCGCTGCCGTATCGCGTGATCGCGGCGTCGCTGGAGCCGGCCCACCGGGCGGCACTGCACGAGCGCATCGCGCAGCGCTTCGAGACCATGCTCGAGCTCGGCCTCATCGGCGAAGTGCGCACGCTGCGCAGCCGCTTCGCGCTCGATCCGGAACTGCCGTCGATGCGTTGTGTGGGCTACCGGCAGACCTGGGACTATCTCGACGGAAAGCTCTCGCTGCGGGAGCTGCGCGACCGCGCTGTTGCGGCGACGCGACAGCTCGCAAAGCGCCAGCTCACCTGGCTGCGGCCGTGGTCTGGCATCGCGCGCTTCGACGCGCTGTCGGCGAATGCGGGCTTCCAGGTGCTGGAGTACTTCCGGCACGCGCTGCAGGAGAGCGATAATGCTGCATTGCGCGAGTAAATCGCCCAGGGGAGAGAGGAGCCACGCGTGAGCGCACGAGGGCTTGAATATGTGATCGATGGCAACGTCTCGGCTGCGTTGCAGGAGGACGTCGGCAGCGGTGATCTCACGGCCTTGCTG includes these proteins:
- the miaA gene encoding tRNA (adenosine(37)-N6)-dimethylallyltransferase MiaA; this translates as MGPTASGKSDAALAIARRLPVEIISVDSAQVYRGMDIGTAKPDAHTRRETRHHLIDILDPTERFSAADFCEHARDLMRDITAAGRVPLLVGGTMLYFKALQEGLSDLPEADPAIREVIDAMASEVGWPAMHEELARLDAETAERLDPHDAQRIQRALEVIHASGRPLSELIRERPPAALPYRVIAASLEPAHRAALHERIAQRFETMLELGLIGEVRTLRSRFALDPELPSMRCVGYRQTWDYLDGKLSLRELRDRAVAATRQLAKRQLTWLRPWSGIARFDALSANAGFQVLEYFRHALQESDNAALRE